Proteins from one Rickettsiales bacterium genomic window:
- the rbfA gene encoding 30S ribosome-binding factor RbfA: protein MLELEKIIPKKIPVRQLRVAELIKSVVAESLVQRKIDAEVLLEHFITVSKVKVSPDLQNATVFITIFQSNNTKEILKQINSLAPKFRSIISKSIKLKTIPQIIFRYDDTLEHVEKINSLLDSIKED from the coding sequence ATGTTAGAACTAGAAAAGATAATTCCTAAAAAAATTCCTGTCAGACAATTAAGGGTGGCGGAATTAATCAAATCGGTTGTAGCTGAATCTTTAGTGCAAAGAAAAATAGATGCAGAGGTGTTGTTAGAACATTTTATTACTGTGTCTAAGGTGAAGGTTAGTCCTGATCTTCAAAATGCTACGGTGTTTATTACTATCTTTCAATCTAACAATACTAAAGAAATTCTAAAGCAGATAAATAGCTTGGCTCCTAAGTTTAGATCAATAATTAGTAAGAGTATAAAATTAAAAACCATCCCTCAAATTATCTTTCGATATGACGATACTTTAGAACATGTAGAGAAAATAAATTCCCTTTTAGATTCTATAAAAGAAGATTAG
- the ftsY gene encoding signal recognition particle-docking protein FtsY encodes MMSWLDKLKAGLSKTSVKITTGIDNILHKRKLDKETAEELEDLLISADLGVEASQHLVKELIEKYRFNKEVNEDEIKQTLANSIASILAPLSGKEITFDQKPKIIIMCGVNGGGKTTSIAKLTHYYKQQGKSIMLAACDTFRAAAIDQLETWAAQLNIPIIKGTENSDPASVAYKAAKEASDKKIDLLMIDTAGRLHNKEHLMSELAKIIKVVKKINEAITPEIILVLDATTGQNALIQLEKFQEISPLNGLIITKLDGTSKGGIIVAIALKHNIPILAIGVGESIDDLRPFSAQDFAENLVK; translated from the coding sequence ATTATGAGTTGGTTAGATAAACTGAAGGCTGGGCTCTCTAAAACTTCAGTAAAAATTACAACTGGCATCGATAATATTCTTCATAAACGCAAACTCGACAAAGAAACTGCCGAAGAGTTAGAAGATTTGCTCATAAGCGCTGATCTTGGCGTTGAAGCATCTCAACATTTAGTTAAAGAATTGATTGAAAAATATCGTTTCAATAAAGAAGTAAACGAAGATGAAATTAAACAGACACTTGCTAATTCTATTGCATCTATTTTGGCCCCTTTATCTGGCAAAGAAATAACATTCGATCAAAAACCCAAAATTATTATCATGTGTGGAGTTAATGGAGGCGGCAAAACCACTTCTATAGCAAAACTAACTCATTATTATAAACAACAAGGAAAATCAATCATGCTGGCTGCTTGTGATACTTTCCGTGCAGCAGCTATTGATCAATTGGAAACTTGGGCAGCTCAGCTCAATATTCCAATTATTAAAGGTACAGAAAATTCAGATCCAGCAAGTGTTGCTTATAAGGCTGCTAAAGAAGCTAGCGACAAAAAGATAGATCTATTAATGATTGATACAGCAGGAAGACTTCATAACAAAGAACATCTTATGTCTGAACTCGCTAAAATTATAAAAGTGGTTAAAAAGATTAATGAAGCAATTACTCCTGAAATTATTCTAGTTTTAGATGCCACCACCGGCCAAAATGCTCTAATACAATTAGAGAAATTTCAAGAAATATCACCTTTAAATGGTTTAATTATTACTAAATTAGATGGCACTTCTAAAGGTGGAATTATAGTAGCAATTGCTCTCAAACATAACATCCCTATTCTTGCTATAGGAGTTGGAGAATCAATCGATGACCTACGCCCATTTTCTGCCCAAGACTTTGCAGAGAATCTAGTTAAATAA
- a CDS encoding YggT family protein codes for MNLNPFVILATNIISLYTTGFIIWIILSWLIRFQIINGYQTLVKQIMKFGSRIFEPPMAQIRRIIPPIGGVDLSPIFLFLLLNFTKEFLFTYLYKV; via the coding sequence ATGAATTTAAACCCCTTTGTTATATTAGCTACTAACATTATTTCTCTCTATACCACAGGTTTTATTATCTGGATAATCTTAAGTTGGTTAATTAGATTCCAGATCATTAATGGATATCAAACACTAGTAAAACAAATTATGAAATTTGGTTCTAGAATTTTTGAGCCCCCCATGGCACAGATCAGAAGAATCATTCCTCCTATAGGAGGTGTAGATTTATCACCTATCTTCTTGTTTTTACTACTAAATTTTACAAAAGAATTCTTATTTACATATTTATATAAAGTATAA
- the tig gene encoding trigger factor, whose protein sequence is MGAEKITKNYKLDLTTANRDGTTIAYQATVNPLSSEELIKTFSATVPTEALNAIKDFKLRFVAKSKNLKGFRPGKAPLNVIWNQHQGEILNEMANDLINETTQGIVNELNVDLVTSPKIDLKHFDLEKGLEFEVTLHLSPEFDLPEVKDISLEKLTYEIKDSDIKDRVKTLLDRHKTYVKAKDTYKAANGDKVVIDFEGKIDNVVFPGGTAKGHTLELGTKSFIDNFEDQLLKHKAGDEVLVTVTFPKDYHQKDFAGKKAEFSVTIHEVLQAKTCDNEEEFAKDVGFASVDEMNAKVKEALTKECNEKNHVQMKIALFDKLDKICNFTLPQMMVDQEFSQLWKNVEGMIERKETDKTEKELKEEYQKLAKRRVKLGLLLSAMAKKYDVKVEQNDLVEAVRGQAMGNPAAAQQIIKYYTENKDAVESLKGPIIEEKVVQNIFKEIKTTDKAITVKKLLEPAQD, encoded by the coding sequence ATGGGCGCAGAAAAAATAACAAAGAATTATAAGTTAGATTTAACAACAGCAAACCGTGATGGAACAACAATAGCTTACCAAGCAACAGTTAACCCATTATCTAGCGAAGAACTAATCAAAACTTTTTCTGCGACAGTTCCTACCGAAGCCTTAAATGCAATTAAAGACTTTAAATTGAGGTTTGTTGCAAAAAGCAAAAATCTTAAAGGATTTAGACCTGGGAAAGCCCCCTTAAATGTAATTTGGAATCAGCATCAAGGTGAAATTCTAAATGAAATGGCCAATGATTTAATCAATGAAACAACACAAGGAATAGTAAATGAATTAAATGTAGATCTAGTTACTTCACCAAAAATAGATCTCAAACATTTTGATCTAGAAAAAGGATTAGAATTTGAAGTAACCCTACATTTATCTCCAGAATTTGACTTACCTGAAGTAAAAGACATCTCTTTAGAAAAGTTGACTTATGAAATTAAAGATAGCGATATAAAAGATCGCGTTAAAACATTACTTGACCGTCATAAAACTTATGTAAAAGCAAAAGATACATATAAAGCAGCTAATGGAGATAAAGTAGTTATAGACTTCGAAGGAAAAATAGATAATGTTGTATTTCCTGGAGGAACAGCAAAAGGACATACTCTAGAACTTGGAACAAAAAGCTTCATTGATAACTTCGAAGATCAACTTCTAAAGCATAAAGCAGGCGATGAAGTGTTAGTAACTGTAACTTTCCCCAAAGATTATCACCAAAAAGACTTCGCCGGCAAAAAAGCCGAATTTTCTGTAACTATTCACGAAGTATTACAAGCTAAAACTTGTGATAATGAAGAAGAATTTGCTAAAGACGTAGGATTTGCATCAGTAGATGAAATGAATGCTAAGGTAAAAGAAGCTTTAACAAAAGAATGCAATGAAAAAAATCATGTTCAAATGAAAATTGCTTTATTTGATAAATTAGATAAAATTTGTAACTTTACCCTACCACAAATGATGGTAGATCAAGAATTCTCACAATTATGGAAAAACGTTGAAGGAATGATTGAACGCAAAGAAACAGATAAAACAGAAAAAGAACTAAAAGAAGAATATCAGAAACTTGCGAAACGTAGAGTAAAATTAGGTCTACTACTTTCTGCAATGGCAAAAAAATATGATGTAAAAGTAGAACAAAATGATTTAGTTGAAGCAGTGAGAGGACAAGCCATGGGCAACCCAGCTGCAGCTCAACAAATTATTAAATACTATACTGAAAACAAAGATGCTGTAGAAAGCTTAAAAGGTCCAATTATTGAAGAAAAGGTTGTTCAAAACATCTTCAAAGAAATTAAAACCACCGACAAAGCAATAACAGTTAAAAAATTGCTAGAGCCAGCACAAGACTAA
- a CDS encoding amino acid permease: MSNRIGFWSVLALVVGSQIGSGVFMSPANLAPFGIYSICGWVASAIGAIALAMVFASLCARFPKTGGPHVYIEKLFGRDIAFLSGWTYWVVSWVSTTAVIVAAIGYLSPLINSQDTMVYLVLEILLVLLMGFLNLFGVSVAGRAETLFTLLKFLPLFIVPVIAIWYFDLSNFQVSGEIAAQNVSTSIAQASLLTLWGFIGLESATTPAGSVENAKKTIPIAVVTGTIIVALIYIFNSVAIMGLIPGSELQESSAPYVDVARYIFGGQWHIWVSIAASIVCIGTINAWILTSGQISLGLAQDKMMPKLFSNVNSWKAPYASIIISCLGIVPLLILTANKNIAGQVAIVIDFSVTSFLFIYILCSIVHLVLSWRESSGVLSIITGIVAIIFCGWIIAETSLDTLLISALFTVSGIPLYFLWYRKIHTVN; the protein is encoded by the coding sequence ATGTCTAATAGAATTGGTTTTTGGTCAGTTTTGGCTTTAGTAGTTGGAAGTCAGATTGGTTCAGGTGTCTTTATGTCTCCGGCAAATTTGGCCCCTTTTGGAATCTATAGCATTTGTGGTTGGGTTGCTTCAGCCATTGGAGCTATAGCTTTGGCTATGGTATTTGCTTCTCTTTGTGCACGTTTTCCTAAAACAGGTGGACCGCATGTTTATATTGAAAAATTATTTGGCAGAGACATTGCATTTCTTTCCGGTTGGACTTATTGGGTGGTTTCTTGGGTGAGTACAACAGCAGTGATAGTTGCAGCTATAGGATATCTTTCTCCTTTAATAAATAGCCAAGATACTATGGTTTATTTGGTATTAGAAATATTATTAGTGTTATTAATGGGGTTTTTGAATTTATTTGGAGTGAGTGTTGCAGGTAGAGCAGAAACATTGTTTACCTTATTAAAGTTTCTTCCTCTTTTTATAGTTCCTGTTATTGCTATTTGGTATTTTGATTTAAGTAATTTTCAAGTTAGCGGTGAAATTGCAGCCCAGAATGTTTCAACAAGCATTGCTCAAGCATCATTATTAACGTTATGGGGATTTATAGGGCTAGAATCAGCCACTACTCCAGCAGGTTCTGTAGAGAACGCCAAAAAAACTATTCCAATAGCGGTTGTTACAGGAACCATTATTGTAGCTCTGATTTATATTTTTAATAGCGTTGCTATTATGGGCTTGATACCAGGTTCAGAACTACAAGAATCTTCGGCTCCTTATGTGGATGTGGCAAGATATATTTTTGGAGGTCAATGGCATATATGGGTTTCAATAGCCGCATCCATTGTTTGCATTGGAACAATAAACGCTTGGATTTTAACATCAGGACAAATATCTTTGGGACTTGCTCAAGATAAAATGATGCCGAAGCTATTTTCTAATGTTAATTCATGGAAAGCACCTTATGCGAGTATTATAATTAGTTGTTTGGGAATAGTGCCATTATTGATTCTAACGGCTAATAAAAATATTGCAGGACAAGTGGCAATAGTAATAGATTTTTCGGTAACTTCATTTCTATTTATATATATATTATGTAGTATAGTGCATTTAGTTCTTTCATGGCGTGAATCAAGTGGAGTGCTAAGTATTATTACAGGTATAGTGGCAATTATTTTCTGTGGATGGATTATTGCAGAAACTTCGCTAGATACTTTGTTAATTAGTGCTTTATTTACAGTTAGTGGAATCCCCCTGTATTTTCTTTGGTATAGAAAGATTCATACTGTTAATTAA
- a CDS encoding carbonic anhydrase family protein: MLSKKIKIAAAVLLSQTMLVGVASAEHSENWSYVGITGPDKWSELDAAFEKCKEGIKQSPINLEQKKLVGDKAPIIFHYEPYKINSKTFGVKVTSNASNKYIEVGGKIYNLVQFHFHVPGEHSIDGKISPAELHFVHQDDEGNLAVVGVMIEEGNSNPMIKYIVNSAGNKHEKIAVESSDLTNLLPMDKSYFHYMGSLTTPPCTEGVNWFVLRTSIEASKEEIASLSKIMPGGNARPVQPLNDRSVK; this comes from the coding sequence ATGCTGTCGAAAAAAATAAAAATTGCAGCTGCGGTTTTATTAAGTCAAACAATGTTGGTAGGTGTGGCATCTGCTGAGCATTCAGAAAATTGGTCATATGTTGGTATAACAGGACCAGATAAATGGAGTGAGCTGGATGCAGCGTTTGAAAAATGTAAGGAAGGGATTAAACAATCCCCAATTAATTTAGAGCAAAAGAAATTAGTTGGTGATAAAGCTCCTATTATATTCCATTATGAGCCATATAAAATTAATTCAAAAACATTTGGGGTTAAAGTGACTTCTAACGCTTCTAATAAGTATATAGAGGTAGGTGGAAAAATTTATAATCTTGTACAATTTCATTTCCATGTGCCTGGTGAGCATTCTATCGATGGTAAGATATCTCCAGCAGAGCTTCACTTTGTTCACCAAGATGACGAGGGTAATTTAGCAGTTGTTGGAGTAATGATTGAAGAAGGAAATTCTAACCCAATGATTAAATATATTGTAAATAGTGCAGGTAATAAACACGAGAAAATTGCTGTAGAGAGTAGTGATCTTACTAATCTATTACCTATGGACAAAAGTTATTTCCATTACATGGGATCTCTTACAACACCACCTTGCACAGAAGGGGTTAATTGGTTTGTGTTAAGAACGTCTATTGAGGCAAGTAAAGAAGAAATTGCATCTTTGTCTAAAATTATGCCAGGTGGCAATGCACGTCCTGTACAACCTTTAAATGATAGAAGTGTAAAGTAA
- a CDS encoding outer membrane lipoprotein carrier protein LolA, whose protein sequence is MVKWTKLLFLLFPLYSLGSSDIIVSAPPIKYFGDDDASPAITDIYAKEIAELEHYLNNFDTFIAQFKQSNKEGAIRYGKFFISKPGKIRCEYFKPSPVLLIINQNKVTFYDQDLDEVSHASSDINSLKLLTIKDLRFSSVNIVEIDKDDQFITLSMKERVKKFNSPLFLTLKFSYPKIELKQITITTHENEIDMIFDQITYNQPISKQLFYFHRDLFKTRR, encoded by the coding sequence ATGGTAAAATGGACTAAGTTATTGTTTTTGCTTTTTCCTCTTTATAGCTTAGGAAGTAGTGATATTATTGTGTCTGCTCCTCCAATAAAATATTTTGGTGATGATGATGCGTCTCCAGCAATTACTGACATCTACGCTAAAGAAATAGCTGAATTAGAACATTACCTTAATAACTTCGATACTTTCATTGCTCAATTTAAGCAATCCAATAAAGAAGGAGCAATAAGATATGGTAAGTTCTTTATTAGCAAACCAGGTAAAATTCGCTGTGAATATTTTAAGCCTTCTCCTGTGCTTCTAATCATTAATCAGAACAAAGTAACTTTCTATGACCAAGATCTAGATGAAGTTAGCCATGCAAGTTCCGATATTAATTCTTTAAAATTACTAACCATAAAAGATTTACGTTTTAGCTCTGTTAATATTGTTGAAATAGATAAAGATGATCAATTCATAACACTTAGTATGAAAGAACGCGTAAAAAAGTTTAATAGTCCCTTATTTCTAACTCTAAAGTTCTCCTACCCTAAAATTGAACTTAAACAAATTACTATTACTACTCATGAAAATGAAATAGATATGATTTTTGATCAGATAACTTATAACCAACCAATAAGTAAGCAATTGTTTTATTTTCACCGCGACCTTTTTAAAACTAGAAGATAA
- a CDS encoding outer membrane beta-barrel protein, with protein sequence MRILGYSSISFFIVIYICMLNTIIANATNPKEFTPYKFAGVKAGIVQPTPLYGNTGLDTGEPTSAAGALIGIKFHKMLSVDLEYMHRGKNTTQDSSPGETDNPTSWSTESDTLMLNLSVDIMTDSRATPYLRGGIGMAYNQSYTYTIYDTETESNSYYPGETTNNFTWNAGFGVNFKATPIIITELEYMFVNRGEIKTQPYYLDDNGVKYNLSPIHAHLADHVLTFGLKMKF encoded by the coding sequence ATGAGAATATTAGGTTACAGCTCCATAAGTTTTTTTATTGTTATTTATATTTGTATGTTAAATACAATAATAGCTAATGCTACCAATCCTAAAGAATTCACTCCATATAAATTTGCTGGCGTAAAAGCTGGCATTGTTCAACCAACTCCTTTATATGGAAATACTGGTTTAGACACAGGAGAACCAACCAGTGCAGCCGGGGCTCTTATAGGAATAAAATTTCATAAAATGCTCTCTGTAGATTTGGAATATATGCATAGAGGCAAAAATACCACCCAAGACTCCTCTCCTGGAGAAACTGATAACCCAACCTCTTGGTCAACAGAAAGTGATACATTAATGCTGAATCTTTCTGTAGATATAATGACAGATTCTAGAGCCACTCCTTATTTAAGAGGCGGTATCGGCATGGCTTATAATCAATCTTACACTTATACAATTTACGATACAGAAACTGAATCTAACTCATATTATCCTGGAGAAACCACTAATAACTTTACTTGGAACGCTGGATTTGGAGTGAACTTTAAAGCAACACCAATAATTATAACAGAATTAGAATATATGTTTGTTAATAGAGGAGAAATAAAAACTCAACCATATTATTTAGATGATAACGGAGTTAAATATAACTTATCTCCTATTCATGCCCATCTTGCAGACCACGTATTAACCTTTGGATTGAAAATGAAATTTTAA
- the gltX gene encoding glutamate--tRNA ligase: MSVKTRFAPSPTGMLHVGNVRTALVNWLFTRAHNGKFMLRLDDTDLIRSKLEYEKAIKKDLQWLGINWDEEAKQSERLNRYEEAKHQLIASGRLYPCYESQVDLDMKRKMLLSRGKPPLYDRAALKLTEKDHEELIAQGKKPHYRFLLKDETIKWNDLVRGDIQFHAKNLNDPIVIREDGSMTYILCSAVDDMDFGITHILRGEDHISNTAIGIQITEALGGTAPKMGHTSLLQSKTGEISKRLGGFDIQSLREQFIEPMAINSLLAKMGTSDSIEAFYNMSQLISEFEINKFSPSAVNYDFNELLHLNHKLITNLSYEEIKPSLDKLEVNIDNTFWRAVHGNINTVNEAVHWWKICNQTITPVIDPINSEFLKKACELLPQGNWDDSSWGKWISRIKDAIGRTGKQLFMPLRLALTGQEHGPELKYLLPLIGRKRVEDRLHGKMD; this comes from the coding sequence ATGTCTGTAAAAACTCGTTTTGCCCCTAGTCCGACCGGCATGTTACATGTGGGTAATGTTAGAACTGCCTTAGTTAATTGGTTATTTACTCGTGCTCACAACGGTAAATTTATGCTTCGCTTGGATGACACTGATCTTATTCGCTCAAAACTAGAATATGAAAAAGCTATAAAAAAAGATCTACAATGGCTAGGGATCAACTGGGACGAAGAAGCAAAACAATCTGAAAGACTTAACCGATATGAAGAAGCTAAACATCAACTAATTGCATCTGGTAGATTATACCCGTGCTATGAAAGCCAAGTTGATTTAGACATGAAACGAAAAATGCTTTTAAGCAGAGGAAAACCACCTCTCTATGATCGAGCAGCCTTAAAGCTAACAGAAAAAGATCATGAAGAATTAATAGCTCAAGGTAAAAAACCTCATTATCGTTTTTTACTTAAAGATGAGACAATAAAATGGAATGATCTAGTAAGAGGGGATATACAATTCCATGCTAAAAATCTAAATGATCCCATCGTCATCAGAGAAGATGGTTCAATGACTTACATTTTATGTTCAGCTGTAGATGATATGGATTTTGGGATAACTCATATCTTACGGGGTGAAGATCACATAAGCAACACTGCTATCGGGATTCAAATCACTGAAGCTTTAGGAGGAACAGCCCCTAAGATGGGGCATACCTCTTTATTACAAAGTAAAACTGGGGAAATCTCAAAGCGCTTAGGAGGGTTTGATATCCAGTCTCTTCGTGAACAGTTTATTGAACCAATGGCTATCAATTCATTATTAGCAAAAATGGGAACATCTGACTCTATAGAAGCCTTTTATAATATGTCTCAGTTAATTTCTGAGTTTGAAATTAATAAATTCAGCCCATCTGCAGTTAATTATGACTTTAATGAACTTCTTCACCTTAATCATAAATTAATTACAAATCTAAGTTATGAAGAAATTAAACCTAGTCTTGATAAACTTGAAGTAAACATTGATAATACATTCTGGCGAGCAGTTCATGGTAATATCAATACCGTTAATGAAGCTGTTCATTGGTGGAAAATTTGCAACCAAACAATTACCCCTGTAATAGATCCTATAAACTCAGAGTTCTTAAAAAAAGCTTGTGAGCTCTTGCCTCAAGGAAACTGGGACGACTCAAGCTGGGGGAAGTGGATAAGTAGAATTAAGGATGCCATTGGCAGAACGGGAAAACAGTTATTCATGCCATTACGTTTAGCTTTAACTGGACAAGAACATGGACCAGAACTAAAATATTTATTACCTTTAATTGGAAGAAAAAGAGTAGAGGATAGATTGCATGGTAAAATGGACTAA
- a CDS encoding ATP-dependent Clp protease proteolytic subunit, translating to MNLVPMVVEQSSRGERSYDIFSRLLKERIIFINGQIDDAMSCLVVAQLLFLEAENPDKDIAMYINSPGGVVTSALAMYDTMQYIKPRVGTICVGQACSGGSLLLAAGEKGMRYALPHARIMIHQVLGGFRGQATDAEIHLKEMLNNKRKLNEIYAHHTGKKYAVVESAMERDNFMGPEEAKKFGLIDEIITNREKQNKL from the coding sequence ATGAATTTAGTACCAATGGTAGTAGAGCAGTCAAGCCGCGGAGAAAGATCTTATGATATTTTCTCTAGACTCTTAAAAGAAAGAATTATTTTTATTAATGGGCAAATTGATGACGCTATGTCATGCCTAGTAGTAGCGCAATTATTGTTTCTAGAAGCAGAAAATCCTGATAAAGATATTGCCATGTATATTAACTCACCAGGAGGGGTTGTAACCTCTGCATTAGCAATGTATGATACAATGCAATATATAAAGCCAAGAGTTGGAACTATTTGCGTAGGACAGGCCTGTTCTGGTGGATCTTTACTACTTGCTGCCGGTGAAAAAGGAATGCGTTATGCTCTTCCTCATGCAAGAATTATGATCCATCAAGTGCTTGGTGGATTCAGAGGACAAGCCACAGATGCCGAGATTCATTTAAAAGAAATGTTGAATAATAAACGTAAGCTAAATGAAATTTATGCTCACCATACCGGTAAAAAATATGCTGTTGTTGAAAGTGCTATGGAAAGAGATAATTTTATGGGTCCAGAAGAAGCCAAGAAATTTGGTCTTATTGACGAAATTATCACTAATCGTGAGAAACAAAATAAATTATGA